ATGTAGTTCAAggaacttttatttttgttttttttctttacaatattttcaggttccaaagagggtaattaAAGAAAGGGAAccagctcaaagggtttgcaaggGTTGGTAGTGTTTAGGTAGCGAGAATGAAaaccttcgtcatcccaatcagagagtATTAAAGTTGCAAaaagggtcaaacataatacctcttgaccgcatctgcattgacagctatttcagggtcatttccttcaatgtctcccaagtacaaCGCTCCTTTCGAAAACAGTTTTCTTATAATGTATGGACCTTCCCAATTtagagcaaattttccttttgcttccttatAATGCGGGAGAATATGTCTCAGAACGAGTTGTCCCACCTCGAATTTcctgggccgcactttcttgttgtaggcacagGCCATTCTTTATtagtacaactgcccgtggcaaactgcagccattcgcttttcatcaatcatagttAATTGTTCCAACCAGgtcttgacccattcatcatcctcgatgttagcctcaacaatgattcgaagagagggaatttcaacttttgtaggtattacggcttcagtgccataaaccaataagtaagGCGTGGTCCCGACTGATGTGCGCACGGTTGTGCGAtatccaaataatacaaaaggcaacttttcatgccattgtctagaactttgaatcattttcctaaggagcttcttgatattcttgtttgcagCTTCAACGGTgccattagctttgggccgataaggggtagagttacgatgcgcaatcttaaattgttcgcatatctccctcatcaagtggttgttcaaatttgcagcattgtctgtaatgatagttttaggaataccaaaatgacaaataatattGGAATTCACGAAGTccaccaccgctttcttggtggcggctttgaaagtgactgcttcaacccactttgtgaaataatcaatggcaactaagatgaatctatgcccatttgaagatTTCAGCTCGatcggcccaatgacatccataccccaggcagcgaatggccaaggtgctgacataggatgcaattctgaaggcggtgcatgaatcatGTCACCGTGTATCTGACATTAATGGCATTTccaaacaaaactgaagcaatccttttccatggtcatccagtaaaaACCTGGCCGCAGAATTTTCTTTGCAAGTACATATCCGTTCATGTGGGGCCCACATACTCTCGAATGCACTTCGTTCATGTTCTTTTCGGCTTCTTGGGCATATACGTACCTCAAAAGATTcaaatctggagttcttttgtacaagactTCTCCGCTCAAAAAGAAACTGCTGGCAAGCCTTCTGATAGTTCTCTTTTGATATCCACTGGCCTGCTCgggatattcctttgttttcaaaaacctgttgatatcatgataccatggctgaatatCTGGTTCTATTTCAATTGCattacaataaccatgcctttctcgaatttggatttccagCGGGTCAATATGGACATTGCTTGGATATGGCAGCATTGAGGCCAAAGTATCCAGTACGTCAGCTAACTCATTGTGGAATTaagggatatacctgaactcgatGGACTTGAACcgtttgctaagatcttccacatatTGCCtatatggaataagcttgatatctcgggtttcccattcacATTGGGCTTGCCGAATGATCAAATCAGAATCCCCCATGATTAATAATTCTTCCACATCCAGATCAACTGCCATGTCCATGCCTATGATTCAAGTTTCATACTCGTCGGTATTGTTCgtacagaagaaccgaagtcGGGTTGTGgccggatagtgctgaccagtgaGCGAaaccaaaattgcccaaatcccgacaccttttgcatttacagctccatcaaagaacattttccaagcattggtgtcttctggaattacttcaactgaatttacttcctcgTCCAGGAAGTAAGTACTTagaggttggtattcatcatcaatcGGGTTCTCAGCTAGATGATCTGCCAAGGCTTgagctttcattgtcgtgcggtgacataaacaatgtcgaactcagtgaacagaatttgccattttactagccttcccgtgggcattggtttttggaatatgtacttcagaggatctattctggttatgagatatgtggtgtagtccaaaagataatgtctgagcttctgggcgacccaagttagggcgcaacaagttctttccaacaaaatatacttggcttcataaccgataaacttcttgctcaagtagtatatggctttcTCTCTCTTCTCGGTCATATCATGTTGTCCCAGGACACAGCCaaaggaattttccaagactatcatatacaagaacaaaggtcttcctggctcgggTGGAACCAACACTGGCGGATTTGagagatattctttgatcttatcaaaagTCTCTTGACATTCGTCTATctatttgatcgccgcatctttcttcagcaacttaaatatgggctcacacgtggtaGTAAGCTGAGCAATGaatctgctgatataattcaatctccctagcagactcatgacctctttcttggttTTCAGAGgtggcaaatcccgaatagactttatctttgtctGATCTAACTCAATACCCTTctggctgactataaaccccagaagtttcccagatggaactccgaatgcacatttgtCTGGATTCAATTTCAAGTCATACCTGAGTAGACActcaaagaactttcttagatctcACACATGGCCTTCTTATGTTctggatttaatgatcacatcatccatatATACATCAATTTCCTAGTGCATCATGTTGTGGaagatggcagtcatggctctcatgttgGTTGCCCCGACATTTTTCAAATcgaatggcatgactctgtaacAATAAGTGCCCCACGGCGTGGTGAAAGTCGTATTTTTTGCGTCGTCCTCATCCATCAGAACCTGGTggtacccagcataacaatccacaaaagactgtatctcatgtttggcgcaattgttaATAAGAATATGAATGTTTGGtagtggaaagttgtccttgggacttgctttgttcaaatcccgataatcaacacatactcgGGTTTTcacatctttcttcggcactgggaCCATATTAGCCAACCACGTGGTATATCGGACCACCCGAATCACAACAACTTTTAattgtttggtgacttcttctttgatcttatcactgatgtccgttttaaactttctttgcttttgttggacGGGTGGGTAACCGGGATAAGTTGGCAATTTATGTACCACCAAATCGACACTCAgccctggcatatcatcataggaccatgcaaacacgtctttgaatttaaacaaaagttggatcaatgcatctcTAGTTCTTTCATCagcgtgaatgcttatcatggtttcccGAACCTCTTCTGAACTGCCCAAATTAACTGGCTCGGTTttatttaagtttggcttaggcttattcttaAATTGTTTCAGTTcttgatttatttccctaaaagcctcatctttaTAATATTCTGATTCtcgattcattatttcacagttagacatcgttttaggatctgggtatgaaatccgcaagcatgtcatattatttaagtccgcattattagaactgaaaagaaaaagataagaaaaatagaaaaatcagaataagaaaaaaagagaCATCCAttgacgatgaaatattgatttcatttcattgaattgaaGATATGAGGGTTTACATCGAAATCAaaaaacaataaagtaaaacattcgagttacaccctagaataactcgtaatgtagaaaagatggcaagactggactaccgggattcccgcctgaCAGGGAATGGGGTAGCCTTCCAATTCTGAAGCTTAGCATTTAGTCCCATGTACATCACCTCAGCAGTGCTAGTGCCTTCCCCCGGCTAGACCATGTGGGATTCATACATCATTTGTTTCATGGCTTCACAAATATCCTCAATCTCTTTGGTCATGAaggcctcttcttctttttcttcttctacataTTTGTGTTTAACAAATTACTTAGCGAGATGCGGAACGGTCTGGGGCACGACCCATCCATTTTTCTTGTGCTCATCAGCCTATCTTATATCGGCATTTGTAACTTGGAAACCTACGCCGAAGAACTTCTCATCGGCTGTCGAAGTGATGGGCTCTGTGATGCCTTGTAGAGATACCCCGAACCCCTTTTTGGGCTTGTACCCATGTTTAATCATTTCACTGGCGACCATGACCGATGCATTAGATAAGCAAGGTTGAGGGAACGGGGCCCCTTCTTCACATTGGTTGGCGACCACAATTTCGAATGCTTGATAGATAATGTGCTCGCTTCCTTCTCTAGCTTCGAGACACGGGACTGAAGGGTCCTGTAAATGGACTGTTCATCCTCCCTATGTACAACAATTTCTTTGTTTTCATactcaaatttgaccatttgatggaGAGTAGAAGGCACAGCCCCTGCAGCGTGAATCTATGGTCTTCCTAGGAGAAAATTATATGAAGTATCCATGTCCAGAACCTGAAAAATCACTTCGAAATCCACAGGTCCAATGGTAGGGTGGGCGTTCGGTCGGTTCGATTCGGTTTGAAGAAATTCAGTTCGGTTATTTGGTTTTTGGTTTTGTAAAAATAGTAACCGAAACTGAACTGAAATAAGTTCGGTTCAGTTTGGTTTTCTAATTTCGGTTCGGTTTAT
This DNA window, taken from Nicotiana tabacum cultivar K326 chromosome 15, ASM71507v2, whole genome shotgun sequence, encodes the following:
- the LOC142169861 gene encoding uncharacterized protein LOC142169861, producing the protein MDMAVDLDVEELLIMGDSDLIIRQAQCEWETRDIKLIPYRQYVEDLSKRFKSIEFRFLKTKEYPEQASGYQKRTIRRLASSFFLSGEVLYKRTPDLNLLRFLLDDHGKGLLQFCLEMPLMSDTR